The Spiroplasma litorale nucleotide sequence ATGATGAAGAAGTAATCAACAAATACAAAATGAGTGAAATTGTCGAACTAACAAATTACGCATTTACTTTTAATCATTCATTTCCAAGTTTTATGGGGGCATTAAAGTTTTTTAATGCATATGCTTTAAAAACATTTGATGGAAAACAATTCTTAGAAACTTATGAAGAAAGAGTTGTTATGAATGCACTATTTTTAGCGGGCGGAGACATAAATAAGGCGGAAGACTTATTAAAACAAATAATATTGAATAGATATCAACCTGCAACTCCAACATTTTTAAATGCAGGAAAAAAACAAAGAGGAGAATATGTTTCTTGTTACTTGCTAAGAGTTGAAGATAATATGGAATCAATCGCTAGAGCAGTTACAACTTCACTTCAATTATCAAAAAGGGGTGGCGGAGTTGCTCTTTGTTTAACAAATTTACGTGAATTTGGAGCACCTATTAAAAATATTGAAAATCAAGCAACAGGAGTTATACCTGTTATGAAAATCTTAGAAGATACTTTTTCATACGCTAATCAATTAGGACAAAGACAAGGCGCTGGTGCAGTTTATTTAAACGCTCACCACCCAGATATTATTTCTTTTTTAGATACAAAAAGAGAAAATGCAGATGAGAAAATTAGAATTAAATCATTATCTTTAGGAGTTGTGGTTCCAGATATTACATTTGAACTTGCAAAGGAAAATAAAGAAATGGCTCTATTTAGTCCTTATGATGTTGAGAAAGAATATAAGAAACCATTTTCAGATATTTCAATAACTCAAGAATATGAAAATCTATTAAAAAATAATAATATTAAAAAAACATATATAAATGCAAGAAAACTATTTCAAACAATTGCTGAATTACATTTCGAAAGTGGATATCCTTATATTCTATTTGATGATACTGTAAATAATAGAAATGCACATAATGGTAGAATTGTTATGAGTAACTTGTGTAGCGAGATTGTTCAAGTAAGTACCCCAAGTACATTTAGAGATGATTTAAGTTTTGAAACAATTGGAGAAGATATTTGTTGTAATTTAGGAAGTCTAAATATTGCAAAAGTAATGGAAAGCGGTAAAGATTTTGGTCATGTTGTTTATGATTCAATCTTTGCATTAGATTATGTATCAAGAAACTCAGATCTAAAAAGTGCGCCTTCAATTGAAAACGGAAATAGAAACAATCATGCTGTTGGTTTAGGAGCTATGAATCTCCATGGATTTTTAGCAACAAACGAAATATATTATAATTCTGAAGAAGCTGTTGACTTTACAAATATATTCTTTTATGTACTTGCTTATAATGCTTTTAAATCATCTGCTAAACTGGCAAAAAAATATGGAGCATTTAAAAATTTTAAAAATACAAAATTTGCTGATGGATCATATTTCAAAAAGTATACAGAATGTGAAGATGGAAAATGATTACCAATTACTGAAAAAGTTAAAGATATATTTAAAAAATATAATGTTGAAATACCTTCAAAACAAAATTGAATAAATTTAGTTGAAGAAATAAAAAAAACAGGGATAGCAAACTCGCATTTATTAGCGGTTGCTCCTACAGGATCAATAAGTTATTTATCTTCTTGTACCCCAAGCTTACAACCAGTTGTTGCACCAGTTGAAGTAAGAAAAGAAGGTAAATTAGGTAGAGTTTATGTGCCTGCATATAACATTAATTTTGATAATATGCAATACTATGCAATGGACGCATACGGAGTTGGTCCAGATTGAATTATCGATATTGCTGCAGCAGCACAACAACATGTTGATCAAGCAATATCACTTACATTATTTATGACAGATAAAGCAACCACAAGAGATTTAAACAAGGCTTATATAAGAGCTTTCAAAAAAGGTTGTGCTTCAATTTATTATGTTAGAGTTCGTCAAGATGTATTAGAAGATAGTGAAAACTATGATTGTGATGCTTGTGTAATATAAAATCCTTTTATAAACGTACCGTTTTATAAAAGAATTTTTTATTTTTTTTCATATATAATGGTTAGGAAAGGAAATTTTACCATGATAGAAATTAAAGAAGTATCAAGAAAAATTGGAAATTTTAGTTTGAAAAAAGTTAGTTTTAATATAAACAATGGTGATGTAATTGCTTTTGTTGGTGACAATGGTGCAGGTAAAACAACAACAATTAAAGCTCTATTTGGAGAACTAAAAATTGATAGTGGATCAATTTTAATTGATGGAGAAAACTTATTTAAAAATAATAACTTAAGAAAAGTAGCTTTCTTTCCAGATTCAAATAATGTTCCTTTAAATATGAAATTATCAGATTATTTGCGTTATATTTGTGCTGCAAATGATTTATCAAAAGAAGAAACTGAAT carries:
- the nrdE gene encoding class 1b ribonucleoside-diphosphate reductase subunit alpha; its protein translation is MNNKKDVIDTEEYIKLNARSKIFVKDKDNFILDKEAAKLYIEQKIVPNTMKFNSIEERINYLVQNEYYDEEVINKYKMSEIVELTNYAFTFNHSFPSFMGALKFFNAYALKTFDGKQFLETYEERVVMNALFLAGGDINKAEDLLKQIILNRYQPATPTFLNAGKKQRGEYVSCYLLRVEDNMESIARAVTTSLQLSKRGGGVALCLTNLREFGAPIKNIENQATGVIPVMKILEDTFSYANQLGQRQGAGAVYLNAHHPDIISFLDTKRENADEKIRIKSLSLGVVVPDITFELAKENKEMALFSPYDVEKEYKKPFSDISITQEYENLLKNNNIKKTYINARKLFQTIAELHFESGYPYILFDDTVNNRNAHNGRIVMSNLCSEIVQVSTPSTFRDDLSFETIGEDICCNLGSLNIAKVMESGKDFGHVVYDSIFALDYVSRNSDLKSAPSIENGNRNNHAVGLGAMNLHGFLATNEIYYNSEEAVDFTNIFFYVLAYNAFKSSAKLAKKYGAFKNFKNTKFADGSYFKKYTECEDGKWLPITEKVKDIFKKYNVEIPSKQNWINLVEEIKKTGIANSHLLAVAPTGSISYLSSCTPSLQPVVAPVEVRKEGKLGRVYVPAYNINFDNMQYYAMDAYGVGPDWIIDIAAAAQQHVDQAISLTLFMTDKATTRDLNKAYIRAFKKGCASIYYVRVRQDVLEDSENYDCDACVI